The Mesobacillus jeotgali genome window below encodes:
- a CDS encoding TPM domain-containing protein: MSINRFPRLAAIIGILLLLLPAGAIAAPNEIPAPVGDIYVQDFANVLSEKEEIQLKNIGRSIDDQTSSQIAVLTVDSIGESSIEEYTVEAYRQYGLGTAEDDNGVLLVIAMQEKKIRIEVGYGLEGIIPDGKAGRILDEYAIPHLQNGQPNLAVMNTYQALANEVSGTNEFGSARGDVQQQQELPIPSWLIVIIVIGVVVLDFMFFGGTLTYLLLSIISRGGGGGGPRGGGGGSSGGGGASRGW; the protein is encoded by the coding sequence ATGAGCATTAATAGATTCCCTCGCCTGGCAGCAATAATTGGCATCCTGCTATTGCTGCTTCCTGCCGGGGCAATCGCGGCACCAAATGAGATACCTGCACCAGTAGGTGATATCTATGTTCAGGATTTCGCCAATGTTTTAAGCGAGAAAGAAGAAATACAATTAAAGAACATCGGAAGGTCGATTGATGATCAGACTTCTTCTCAGATTGCTGTCCTGACCGTTGACTCGATTGGTGAATCCAGCATTGAGGAATACACGGTCGAAGCTTATCGCCAGTACGGACTGGGCACAGCAGAAGATGATAATGGCGTTTTGCTTGTAATTGCCATGCAGGAAAAGAAAATCAGGATTGAAGTCGGCTATGGGCTTGAGGGAATCATTCCCGACGGCAAGGCAGGTCGCATCCTTGATGAATATGCGATTCCGCATCTGCAAAATGGGCAGCCTAACCTTGCTGTCATGAATACGTATCAGGCGCTTGCCAATGAAGTATCAGGTACAAATGAATTCGGGAGTGCACGAGGTGATGTTCAGCAACAGCAAGAACTGCCGATACCTTCGTGGCTGATTGTCATCATCGTAATCGGCGTCGTTGTCCTCGATTTTATGTTCTTCGGCGGGACCTTAACCTATCTGCTTTTATCGATCATTTCGAGAGGCGGCGGTGGCGGCGGACCTCGAGGAGGAGGAGGAGGCTCATCCGGGGGCGGCGGTGCAAGCCGTGGCTGGTAA
- a CDS encoding DUF2187 family protein: MKKAEVGNVIEFKEGLQGVVEKVNENSVIVDLTYMNNFRDLELDQRTVINHKNYKIVKEAAY; the protein is encoded by the coding sequence TTGAAGAAAGCCGAAGTTGGAAATGTAATCGAATTCAAAGAAGGTCTGCAAGGTGTTGTAGAGAAGGTAAATGAGAACTCAGTAATTGTTGATTTGACATATATGAACAATTTCAGGGATCTGGAACTCGATCAACGTACTGTCATCAATCATAAAAACTATAAAATTGTTAAAGAAGCAGCCTACTAA
- a CDS encoding CPBP family intramembrane glutamic endopeptidase, translating into MADRRLIIGVLIAHLLMFFTFEDKNVFWYIFTASMLVMISYSIIHEEIEDDTPTISYLTLGVASGLGLFGLFWLGSFLIDLLNLPFANQISRLYSRYSPDLFWHYLVLVLIIAPGEEIFWRGFIQKRLSQYFNVKLSISLSVLLYASVHLYSGEFILVLAAIIAGMAWSALYAWKRSMPLVIVSHIVFDLLLFVFLPLN; encoded by the coding sequence ATGGCGGATCGCAGATTAATCATTGGTGTTTTGATCGCGCATCTTCTAATGTTTTTTACCTTCGAGGATAAAAACGTATTCTGGTATATATTCACAGCTTCAATGCTGGTTATGATCAGTTATTCGATTATACACGAAGAAATCGAAGACGATACTCCGACTATATCTTATTTAACGCTAGGAGTTGCTTCCGGACTCGGTTTATTTGGTCTCTTCTGGCTTGGGAGCTTCCTGATCGATCTACTCAACTTGCCCTTCGCTAATCAAATTTCCCGTCTGTACAGCAGATATTCACCTGACTTATTCTGGCATTATCTTGTCCTGGTGTTAATCATTGCTCCCGGCGAAGAAATATTTTGGCGAGGATTCATTCAAAAACGGCTCAGCCAATACTTTAATGTGAAATTGTCGATTAGTCTTTCCGTTTTATTATATGCTTCTGTCCACCTCTATTCCGGTGAGTTCATCCTGGTTTTAGCGGCAATCATTGCTGGAATGGCGTGGAGTGCTTTATACGCATGGAAACGGAGTATGCCTCTTGTAATCGTCTCACATATCGTATTTGATTTATTACTATTTGTTTTTCTTCCACTTAACTAG
- a CDS encoding aspartyl-phosphate phosphatase Spo0E family protein gives MGTYCPERLMTEIEQKRKEMISAAKETGFLSVQTILASQELAKLLNVVQEEQFISAK, from the coding sequence ATGGGAACCTATTGCCCGGAAAGGTTAATGACAGAAATCGAACAAAAACGGAAAGAAATGATTTCAGCCGCGAAGGAAACAGGTTTTCTAAGCGTTCAGACCATATTAGCAAGCCAGGAGCTGGCCAAGCTATTAAATGTAGTTCAGGAAGAACAGTTCATTTCAGCAAAATAA
- a CDS encoding LemA family protein — MKKGLGIVIGILVILGIFIMMGVGSYNNFVAEEENVNQAYAQVENQLQRRLDLIPNLVNSVKGYAAHEKEVIQSISDARARLAGANTPEEQATANAELSSALSRLLVVVENYPNLKADKQFTQLMDELAGTENRLAVARKDYNDQVSVYNRKVKQFPGAIIANITGFDAKEYFKADPQAQEAPEVDFGG, encoded by the coding sequence GTGAAAAAAGGATTAGGAATTGTTATTGGAATATTAGTGATACTAGGAATCTTCATCATGATGGGAGTTGGCAGCTATAATAATTTTGTCGCCGAGGAAGAGAATGTCAATCAGGCATATGCGCAGGTAGAGAACCAGCTGCAGCGGAGGCTTGACCTCATTCCCAATCTTGTCAATTCGGTAAAGGGCTATGCAGCTCATGAAAAAGAAGTCATACAATCCATTTCGGATGCTCGCGCCAGATTAGCAGGAGCGAATACACCGGAGGAACAGGCAACTGCTAATGCCGAGTTGTCCAGCGCATTGAGCCGCTTACTTGTCGTTGTTGAAAATTACCCAAACTTGAAAGCGGATAAGCAGTTCACTCAATTGATGGATGAGCTTGCCGGTACAGAGAACAGGTTGGCTGTGGCAAGAAAAGATTATAATGATCAGGTATCCGTTTATAACCGGAAAGTGAAGCAATTTCCAGGTGCCATCATCGCGAACATAACAGGTTTCGATGCTAAGGAATACTTCAAGGCGGACCCTCAGGCACAGGAAGCCCCTGAGGTTGACTTTGGAGGCTGA
- a CDS encoding DUF6254 family protein, protein MSESKREQERNWTVRKQDQHPHGKVKSFKELAGKENKS, encoded by the coding sequence ATGTCAGAATCAAAGCGCGAACAAGAACGCAATTGGACTGTCCGCAAGCAGGATCAGCATCCGCACGGAAAAGTAAAATCCTTTAAAGAGCTTGCCGGGAAGGAAAATAAAAGCTAA
- a CDS encoding MoxR family ATPase, which yields MEVANKLEQLKIEIGRNVVGRDDEIEMMMIALLSNGHILMESVPGTGKTLLAKTFACTISGQFSRIQFTPDVLPSDITGIQFFNPKLQEFELKPGPIVTNILLADEINRATPRTQSSLLEAMEEHQVTIDGHTIPLKFPFLVIATQNPVESQQGTFQLPVAQMDRFFIKLSLRYPEINEEREMIKKHRFGTSAKEVKPVMNEEDINSLKQEIMNVKLTEVVEDYLLQIVRKTRNHSSIELGISPRGTLALVKAAQGRALIKGRKYVVPNDVKEMAPFVLGHRIYLSAEASLTMTPEKVLEELLESIPLPVEVEV from the coding sequence ATGGAAGTGGCAAATAAACTGGAGCAGTTAAAAATAGAAATAGGCAGAAATGTGGTAGGCAGAGATGACGAAATAGAGATGATGATGATTGCCCTTCTGAGTAATGGCCATATTCTCATGGAAAGTGTGCCTGGGACGGGGAAAACATTACTTGCTAAAACATTTGCATGTACAATAAGCGGACAGTTCTCCAGAATTCAGTTTACACCTGATGTCTTGCCTAGTGATATTACAGGTATTCAGTTTTTTAATCCTAAGCTTCAGGAGTTCGAATTAAAACCAGGTCCAATTGTCACCAATATCCTTCTGGCAGATGAAATCAATCGCGCCACACCTAGGACACAGTCAAGCCTGCTGGAAGCGATGGAAGAACACCAAGTTACAATAGACGGCCACACGATTCCCTTGAAATTTCCTTTCCTTGTAATCGCGACCCAAAATCCTGTGGAATCACAGCAGGGGACATTCCAGCTTCCGGTTGCACAGATGGACCGCTTCTTTATTAAGTTATCCCTCCGGTATCCAGAAATAAATGAAGAGAGGGAAATGATCAAGAAACATAGGTTTGGAACATCAGCGAAGGAAGTCAAACCGGTTATGAATGAAGAGGATATCAATTCATTGAAGCAGGAAATCATGAATGTGAAGTTAACTGAGGTTGTCGAAGATTATTTATTGCAAATCGTACGGAAAACTAGGAACCATTCTTCAATCGAATTAGGTATCAGTCCTAGGGGGACGCTTGCATTAGTAAAGGCTGCCCAAGGAAGAGCCCTGATTAAGGGGCGGAAATATGTAGTGCCGAATGATGTCAAAGAGATGGCTCCCTTCGTATTGGGGCACAGAATATATTTATCTGCAGAAGCATCGCTGACCATGACCCCGGAAAAAGTACTTGAAGAATTGCTGGAATCCATTCCTCTCCCTGTTGAAGTTGAGGTTTAA
- a CDS encoding AAA family ATPase, which translates to MLCQNCHEKHANIQLRVNLNGNQKHLMLCEDCYKTEKEKLGASFGSQMSGFSGFGGSPFNDIFKQFPGNMNNPDQNHNPAAATKTAGGGNGFIDQYGRNLTQIAKTGLIDPVIGRDEEVTRVIEILNRRNKNNPVLIGEPGVGKTAIAEGLALKIVEGDVPDKLKNKEVYLLDVASMVSNTGIRGQFEERMKQLISELQARKNIILFIDEIHQLVGAGSAEGSMDAGNILKPALARGELQVVGATTLKEYRQIEKDAALERRFQPVHVLEPTVDEAVEILKGIQSKYEDFHQVTFPEETIKACVQLSHRYIQDRFLPDKAIDLMDEAGSKLNLVSDYTNKNDAESRLAEIVKEKEEALKQEDYETAAKLRDEETKLEKALNENRNTARPFVTIQHIQEIIEKKTGIPVGKLQEDEQVRMKNLVANLNGKVIGQEDAVQKVAKAIRRSRAGLKSKNRPIGSFLFVGPTGVGKTELTKTLAEELFGSKDAMVRLDMSEYMEKHSVSKLIGSPPGYVGHDEAGQLTEKVRRNPYSIILLDEIEKAHPDVQHMFLQILEDGRLTDSQGRTVSFKDTVIIMTSNAGVGHKTIKVGFDQSTAVNESSILDSLGGFFKPEFLNRFDSIIEFKALEKEHLLQIVDLMISELKETLSEQNISLEVEAEVKEKLAELGYHPAFGARPLRRSIQEQLEDSIADFILEEPDAIELKAVIENDDITIKRK; encoded by the coding sequence ATGCTTTGCCAAAATTGCCACGAGAAACACGCCAATATTCAGTTAAGAGTCAATTTAAACGGTAATCAGAAGCATTTAATGCTCTGCGAAGATTGCTACAAAACAGAAAAAGAAAAATTAGGTGCTTCCTTTGGCAGCCAAATGTCCGGTTTTTCCGGTTTTGGAGGCTCGCCTTTCAATGATATATTCAAACAGTTTCCAGGCAACATGAATAATCCAGACCAGAACCATAATCCAGCGGCAGCTACAAAAACAGCCGGCGGAGGAAATGGCTTTATTGACCAATATGGCAGGAACTTGACCCAAATCGCCAAGACCGGCTTGATTGACCCGGTGATTGGACGAGACGAAGAAGTCACACGAGTAATCGAAATCTTAAATAGACGGAATAAAAATAACCCTGTTTTGATTGGGGAACCTGGCGTAGGTAAAACAGCCATCGCTGAAGGACTCGCTCTTAAGATTGTTGAAGGCGATGTTCCGGATAAGCTGAAAAACAAAGAAGTTTATTTATTGGATGTCGCGTCAATGGTTTCGAATACAGGTATTCGCGGGCAATTCGAGGAAAGAATGAAACAGCTGATTTCTGAATTGCAGGCTCGCAAAAATATCATTCTGTTCATCGATGAAATTCATCAGCTTGTTGGAGCAGGATCTGCCGAAGGATCCATGGATGCAGGCAATATCCTGAAGCCAGCACTAGCCCGCGGTGAGCTTCAAGTGGTCGGTGCAACAACACTGAAGGAGTATCGACAAATCGAAAAAGATGCGGCGCTTGAAAGACGTTTCCAGCCAGTTCATGTCCTCGAACCAACAGTGGATGAGGCTGTCGAAATCCTGAAGGGAATTCAGTCCAAGTATGAAGATTTCCATCAGGTCACTTTCCCGGAAGAAACAATTAAGGCATGTGTACAGCTTTCACACCGTTATATACAGGATCGCTTCCTTCCTGACAAAGCGATTGATTTAATGGACGAAGCTGGGTCAAAGCTTAACCTAGTTTCAGATTACACAAATAAAAATGATGCTGAAAGCCGCCTAGCTGAAATCGTAAAGGAAAAGGAAGAGGCATTAAAGCAAGAGGACTATGAAACAGCTGCAAAGCTGCGTGATGAGGAAACCAAGCTTGAAAAGGCATTGAATGAAAATCGCAACACAGCACGTCCTTTTGTCACAATCCAGCATATCCAGGAAATCATTGAGAAGAAGACTGGAATTCCAGTGGGCAAACTACAGGAGGACGAACAAGTCAGGATGAAGAATCTTGTCGCAAACCTTAATGGCAAGGTCATCGGCCAGGAGGATGCTGTACAGAAAGTAGCCAAAGCAATCCGCCGCAGCCGTGCAGGTCTGAAATCTAAAAACCGTCCGATTGGGTCCTTCCTATTCGTCGGCCCAACAGGTGTCGGTAAAACAGAACTGACCAAAACATTGGCAGAAGAACTGTTTGGCTCCAAAGATGCAATGGTGCGTCTTGATATGAGTGAATACATGGAAAAACACAGCGTTTCCAAGCTGATTGGTTCACCTCCAGGTTATGTAGGCCATGATGAAGCCGGCCAGCTGACCGAAAAGGTAAGGAGAAATCCATACAGTATCATTCTGCTGGATGAAATTGAGAAAGCACACCCAGATGTACAGCATATGTTCTTGCAGATTCTTGAAGACGGACGCCTGACTGACAGCCAGGGCCGCACCGTAAGCTTCAAGGACACTGTCATCATCATGACAAGCAACGCTGGAGTCGGACATAAAACAATCAAGGTAGGATTCGACCAGAGCACCGCTGTCAACGAATCAAGTATCCTTGACTCCCTGGGTGGCTTCTTCAAGCCTGAATTCCTGAACCGCTTTGACAGCATCATCGAGTTCAAGGCACTTGAAAAAGAACATCTTCTTCAAATCGTTGACTTGATGATTTCTGAACTGAAGGAAACACTTTCAGAGCAGAACATCAGCCTTGAAGTCGAAGCTGAAGTGAAGGAAAAGCTTGCTGAGCTGGGATACCATCCAGCATTTGGTGCACGCCCTCTGCGCCGCTCCATTCAAGAACAGCTTGAGGATTCCATCGCGGACTTCATTCTTGAAGAACCAGATGCGATTGAATTGAAAGCAGTCATCGAAAATGATGATATCACCATAAAACGCAAATAA
- a CDS encoding M3 family oligoendopeptidase, which produces MKFEQYTYTRPNLDEVTAKFDKLLEQFKSAGSVEEQSTAMNGINDLRNDVGTMFNLCYIRHSIDTEDEFYKQEQDFLDELAPQVEGLVTKYYEALVSSSFRDELEAKWGRQLFALAEAQLKQFSPEIVPLMQKENKLSTEYTKLVASAKIMFEGEERTLAQLDPFTESKDRETRKKASEAKFAFFSEHGEEFDRIYDELVKVRTEMAHKLGYSNFVELAYYRMFRTDYDSSMVAAFRDQVHKYIVPVASKLKERQKNRIGVEELKYFDEPFDFKTGNAAPKGSPEWIIENGQKMYDELSSETGEFFRYMNENNLMDLVAKKGKAGGGYCTYIENYKSPFIFSNFNGTSGDIDVLTHEAGHAFQVYSSRHFEIPEYNWPTYEACEIHSMSMEFFTWPWMELFFKEDTDKYKFSHLSSGLLFLPYGVSVDEFQHWVYENPEATPAERKQQWREIEKKYLPHKDYDGNTYLEEGGFWQRQGHIYNSPFYYIDYTLAQICAFQFWKRSRENQEEAWNDYANLCKLGGSMAFTDLVKEANLISPFEEGCVQSVIGEIENWLDSVDDSKL; this is translated from the coding sequence GTGAAATTTGAACAATATACATACACTCGCCCGAATTTGGATGAAGTCACTGCCAAATTCGATAAACTGCTTGAGCAATTCAAAAGTGCAGGTTCTGTTGAGGAGCAAAGCACGGCAATGAATGGGATCAATGATTTGCGCAATGATGTAGGCACGATGTTCAATCTTTGCTATATCCGCCATTCTATCGATACCGAAGATGAGTTCTATAAGCAAGAGCAGGATTTCCTTGATGAACTGGCTCCACAGGTAGAGGGCTTGGTGACAAAATATTATGAAGCACTTGTTTCGTCCTCTTTCCGCGATGAACTAGAAGCAAAATGGGGACGTCAGCTTTTTGCTCTGGCTGAAGCACAGTTAAAGCAGTTTTCACCTGAAATCGTTCCATTGATGCAGAAGGAAAACAAGCTTTCCACAGAATATACAAAGCTTGTTGCATCAGCGAAAATCATGTTTGAAGGGGAAGAGAGGACTCTTGCCCAGCTTGATCCTTTTACAGAGTCAAAAGACCGTGAAACAAGAAAGAAAGCAAGTGAAGCAAAATTTGCATTCTTTTCTGAGCATGGAGAAGAGTTCGACAGGATTTATGATGAGCTTGTCAAAGTCAGGACTGAAATGGCCCACAAGCTTGGCTATAGCAATTTTGTAGAGCTGGCATACTACCGTATGTTCCGTACGGACTATGACAGCAGCATGGTAGCAGCATTCAGGGACCAGGTTCATAAATACATTGTTCCGGTAGCTTCAAAGCTTAAGGAACGCCAAAAGAATCGTATTGGTGTGGAAGAGTTAAAGTACTTTGATGAGCCATTTGACTTCAAAACTGGCAATGCGGCTCCAAAAGGAAGTCCTGAGTGGATCATTGAAAATGGTCAAAAAATGTATGATGAGCTATCTTCTGAAACCGGTGAATTTTTCAGATATATGAATGAAAACAACCTGATGGACCTGGTGGCGAAGAAAGGCAAAGCAGGCGGAGGCTATTGCACATACATTGAAAACTATAAGTCACCATTCATATTCTCGAACTTTAACGGCACCTCAGGCGATATTGATGTCCTTACACATGAAGCAGGGCATGCGTTCCAGGTATATTCCAGCCGCCATTTTGAGATACCTGAATATAACTGGCCAACCTATGAAGCGTGTGAAATCCACTCGATGAGCATGGAATTCTTTACATGGCCATGGATGGAATTATTCTTCAAAGAGGATACCGATAAATATAAATTCTCGCACCTAAGCAGCGGGCTGCTATTCCTGCCATACGGAGTATCTGTCGACGAATTCCAGCACTGGGTTTATGAGAATCCTGAAGCAACACCGGCAGAAAGAAAGCAACAATGGAGAGAAATTGAGAAGAAGTACCTTCCTCATAAAGACTATGACGGAAACACTTACTTGGAAGAAGGAGGATTCTGGCAGAGACAAGGCCATATCTATAATTCACCTTTCTACTATATCGATTACACCCTTGCGCAGATTTGTGCATTCCAGTTCTGGAAGCGTTCAAGGGAAAATCAGGAAGAAGCATGGAATGATTATGCTAACCTATGCAAGCTGGGAGGAAGTATGGCTTTCACTGACCTCGTCAAGGAAGCGAACCTGATTTCCCCATTCGAAGAAGGCTGTGTCCAGTCAGTGATTGGCGAAATCGAAAACTGGCTTGATTCGGTTGACGATAGCAAGCTGTAA
- a CDS encoding efflux RND transporter permease subunit: MGFLTRFSLKNAFAVFIISFLLILGGLYSFTRLKVDLLPNIEFPQLSVEVFYPGASPQDINEQVTEKLETKFKGIDGLKKIQSSSFESIAIINLEFPFDTELDDAEQQVNSFIKEAGLPETVETNVNRFSFGTFPIFNISLFAKGDQDLEQLVNEEIIPELNKIQGINSVSVGGMTEDILQITVDQEKAAQLALSLNEIKESINAKKFSFPAGNLNENEIQVPVRVQEKIEEINELENLVLQSKFAPNAPPVKLGDIASIEVVTEKPEITRYNEKESLSMAITKKQDANTVEVAEKVLSVINSYDDRLEYAIGFDSAEGIEKSVNTLVKEGLLGALFASIAVLIFLRNFRATIIAIVSIPLSLLISSIFLNQLDISLNIMTLGGMAVAVGRVVDDSIVVIENIFRRVRKENKAMTDELIQDSTKEILKAITSSTITTVVVFLPLGLVGGITGEFFLPFALTIVFSLLASLIVAVTIVPILAKFSFKKVPKEEKEGAMQRAYASSIKWSLNHKTLVIFLSIALLAGSGFLVKGLGFTFIPNEEQKLLVATFQLPSSTSLEKTNEVSLKVENMFAEQKDINDVTVGIGSRDFQTGLKRQNQANYFISLGDGVSVSEFIPMLEKEMEEIVLSIEPDAKIGIQEQSTGGPPSNNNVNIDLYSTDLAVLQDAAASVEDYMMKQEDLKYVSNNFSEKQKQVIVDIDPEKSAQLGVSGFQVLGTITDKTKPVDAGSMKLGGEERRVSITYDEKSKTIEDLRNTMIFTQQGPVPITEIASITESEAFTSIQKLDGKIFARVSAQIDSNDIRAVSSAVIDGVQNDIELPEGVSLEGGGGSDETVETFTQLGIAMVVAIGLVYLTMLITFGQARIPFIILSSLIFVPIGSLLGLWIADEPMSVSVMIGLLMLIGIVTTNAIVMVDRIGQNRTEKGMPIREALIEAGITRLRPILMTAFATIAALIPLALTTSSGTLISKGLAVTVIGGLTSSTLLTLILIPVIYEVFFYRQVKKERNM, translated from the coding sequence ATGGGGTTTCTGACACGGTTCAGTCTGAAAAATGCTTTTGCTGTTTTTATTATTTCATTTTTACTGATACTCGGCGGACTGTATTCCTTCACTCGTCTGAAGGTCGATTTACTGCCGAATATTGAATTCCCTCAGCTATCTGTGGAAGTCTTTTATCCTGGTGCATCACCTCAGGATATCAATGAGCAAGTGACCGAAAAGCTGGAGACTAAATTCAAAGGGATAGATGGATTAAAGAAAATCCAGAGTTCTTCCTTTGAAAGCATCGCAATAATCAATCTGGAGTTCCCTTTCGATACCGAACTTGATGATGCTGAACAGCAGGTCAATTCCTTCATCAAGGAGGCAGGACTACCCGAAACAGTTGAGACAAATGTAAACCGATTCTCATTTGGCACATTCCCGATCTTCAATATTTCCCTGTTTGCAAAAGGAGATCAGGACCTGGAACAGCTTGTGAACGAGGAGATCATTCCTGAACTGAATAAGATCCAGGGAATAAACAGTGTTTCAGTTGGCGGCATGACGGAGGATATCCTTCAAATTACCGTTGATCAGGAAAAGGCTGCCCAGCTTGCCCTTAGCTTGAATGAGATTAAAGAAAGTATTAATGCTAAAAAATTCAGCTTTCCAGCTGGCAACTTGAATGAAAATGAAATCCAGGTACCGGTAAGGGTTCAGGAAAAAATTGAAGAAATCAATGAACTAGAAAACCTGGTTTTACAGTCAAAATTCGCTCCAAATGCACCACCAGTTAAGCTGGGGGATATTGCCTCGATTGAGGTTGTAACCGAAAAGCCTGAAATCACCCGCTATAACGAAAAAGAATCTTTATCGATGGCTATCACGAAAAAGCAGGATGCGAATACGGTTGAAGTTGCCGAGAAGGTATTATCAGTCATAAACAGCTATGACGACCGGCTTGAATACGCGATTGGGTTTGATTCCGCGGAAGGAATTGAAAAATCGGTCAATACCCTCGTAAAGGAAGGTTTGCTCGGAGCCCTGTTCGCATCAATCGCTGTATTGATCTTCCTAAGGAACTTCAGGGCGACGATTATTGCCATTGTATCGATTCCGCTTTCGCTATTGATTTCGTCAATCTTTTTGAACCAGCTTGATATCTCATTGAACATCATGACGCTAGGCGGCATGGCTGTCGCAGTTGGCCGGGTGGTCGATGATAGTATCGTAGTTATTGAGAACATTTTCCGAAGAGTCCGTAAAGAAAATAAAGCCATGACAGATGAACTGATCCAGGATTCCACGAAGGAAATTCTGAAGGCGATCACGTCCTCAACCATAACCACGGTTGTTGTATTTTTACCATTGGGACTTGTCGGGGGCATTACCGGGGAATTCTTCCTTCCGTTTGCACTGACAATTGTGTTTTCATTGCTGGCATCTTTGATTGTAGCCGTAACAATCGTTCCGATCCTGGCAAAATTCTCTTTCAAGAAGGTGCCTAAGGAAGAAAAAGAAGGTGCAATGCAAAGAGCATATGCGTCATCAATCAAATGGTCACTGAACCATAAAACCCTTGTCATCTTCCTGTCCATTGCCCTGCTTGCGGGTTCAGGATTCCTTGTCAAAGGTCTTGGTTTCACATTCATTCCAAATGAAGAGCAAAAACTCCTGGTTGCTACATTCCAATTGCCATCTTCAACATCATTGGAAAAGACGAATGAAGTTTCTTTGAAGGTCGAGAACATGTTCGCAGAACAAAAAGATATCAATGATGTCACCGTTGGAATCGGCAGCCGGGACTTCCAGACCGGACTCAAACGCCAGAACCAGGCTAACTATTTTATTAGTCTTGGAGATGGTGTAAGTGTTTCTGAGTTTATACCAATGCTTGAAAAAGAAATGGAAGAAATCGTCCTATCAATAGAGCCAGATGCAAAGATCGGCATTCAGGAACAATCTACAGGCGGTCCACCATCAAATAATAATGTCAATATTGACTTATATTCTACTGACCTTGCTGTCTTGCAGGACGCAGCTGCAAGTGTTGAAGATTATATGATGAAGCAGGAAGACCTGAAATATGTATCCAACAATTTTTCCGAGAAACAAAAGCAAGTGATTGTCGATATCGACCCTGAAAAATCTGCTCAATTAGGGGTTTCCGGGTTCCAGGTTCTTGGTACGATCACTGATAAAACCAAACCTGTAGATGCTGGTTCCATGAAACTCGGCGGTGAAGAACGACGTGTTTCCATTACCTATGATGAAAAATCCAAAACGATTGAGGACCTCAGAAACACGATGATCTTCACTCAACAAGGGCCGGTTCCTATCACTGAAATAGCCAGTATCACCGAATCGGAAGCTTTTACCTCGATCCAGAAATTAGACGGCAAGATATTCGCCCGCGTTTCTGCACAAATCGATTCAAATGATATAAGAGCCGTTTCAAGTGCTGTCATTGATGGTGTCCAAAATGACATCGAACTCCCTGAGGGTGTTTCCCTTGAAGGTGGAGGAGGCAGTGACGAGACAGTTGAAACATTCACTCAGCTGGGAATTGCGATGGTCGTGGCCATTGGGCTTGTCTATCTGACGATGCTGATTACTTTCGGCCAGGCGAGGATTCCGTTCATTATCCTCTCATCCTTGATTTTCGTCCCAATCGGCTCTCTGCTCGGATTGTGGATTGCCGATGAACCGATGTCAGTAAGCGTCATGATTGGACTGCTGATGCTGATCGGGATCGTAACGACGAATGCAATTGTCATGGTCGACCGTATTGGCCAGAACCGTACAGAGAAAGGAATGCCTATACGCGAGGCACTTATTGAAGCAGGCATCACAAGACTGCGGCCAATCCTGATGACTGCCTTTGCGACGATCGCTGCATTGATTCCATTGGCGCTCACTACTTCATCAGGCACCCTGATCTCCAAAGGTCTGGCAGTAACCGTAATTGGAGGCCTGACCTCCTCCACCCTTTTGACGTTGATTCTGATTCCTGTTATTTATGAAGTATTTTTCTACAGACAGGTGAAAAAAGAACGAAATATGTAA
- a CDS encoding MarR family transcriptional regulator: protein MNNETEKSLKLFIVLSRAYRAVNEKVNKVIQRNGLNPTEFAVLELLYHKGEQPLQQIGGKILLASGSITYVVDKLEEKGYLNRVACPKDRRVTYAKISDDGRKLIEEIFPEHSALIHELMDSLNDDEKDTAIELLKKLGLSVSKY from the coding sequence ATGAACAATGAGACAGAAAAATCTTTGAAGTTATTCATTGTATTGTCCAGAGCGTACAGGGCTGTCAATGAAAAGGTGAACAAGGTCATCCAAAGAAATGGACTCAACCCGACAGAATTTGCTGTGTTAGAGCTTTTATACCATAAAGGCGAACAGCCATTGCAGCAAATTGGGGGCAAGATTCTGCTCGCCAGCGGCAGCATTACCTATGTAGTCGATAAGCTTGAAGAGAAGGGTTATTTAAATAGAGTAGCCTGTCCAAAAGATCGAAGAGTCACATATGCGAAAATTTCTGATGATGGAAGAAAATTAATAGAAGAAATCTTCCCTGAACATAGCGCCTTGATCCATGAACTCATGGACAGTCTTAATGATGATGAAAAAGACACAGCGATTGAATTGCTAAAAAAGCTGGGCCTTTCTGTGAGCAAATATTAA